In Pseudoliparis swirei isolate HS2019 ecotype Mariana Trench chromosome 9, NWPU_hadal_v1, whole genome shotgun sequence, a genomic segment contains:
- the naca gene encoding nascent polypeptide-associated complex subunit alpha isoform X6, producing the protein MPGEATETVPVTEQEMQQPQVETGSGTESDSDDSVPDLEEQDSAQTQTQQAQLAAAAEIDEEPVSKAKQSRSEKKARKAMSKLGLRQVTGVTRVTIRKSKNILFVITKPDVYKSPASDTYIVFGEAKIEDLSQQAQLAAAEKFKVQGEAVSNIQENTQTPTVQEESEEEEVDETGVEVKDIELVMSQANVSRAKAVRALKNNNNDIVNAIMELTM; encoded by the exons ATGCCCGGTGAAGCCACAGAAACGGTCCCTGTTACTGAGCAGGAGATGCAGCAGCCTCAAGTAGAGACCG gctcCGGTACTGAATCTGACAGCGATGACTCCGTCCCCGATCTGGAGGAACAGGATTCGGCACAGACACAGACGCAGCAAGCTCAG CTTGCCGCTGCTGCTGAAATCGACGAGGAGCCGGTCAGCAAAGCCAAACAGAGCCGTAGTGAAAAGAAAGCACGAAAG GCAATGTCAAAGCTTGGTCTCAGGCAGGTAACGGGGGTCACCAGGGTCACCATTCGCAAGTCAAAGAACATCTTGTTTGTAATCACCAAACCAGACGTCTACAAGAGTCCTGCATCAGACACATACATCGTCTTCGGTGAAGCTAAG ATCGAAGATCTTTCCCAGCAAGCCCAGCTGGCTGCCGCAGAAAAATTCAAGGTACAGGGAGAAGCTGTATCAAACATCCAGGAAAACACACAGACGCCAACAGTACAGGAGGAaagcgaagaagaagag GTGGATGAGACCGGAGTTGAGGTCAAGGACATCGAACTCGTTATGTCACAAGCCAACGTGTCGCGAGCGAAGGCTGTACGCGccctgaaaaacaacaacaacgacattgTCAATGCTATTATG GAGTTGACAATGTAA
- the naca gene encoding nascent polypeptide-associated complex subunit alpha isoform X4: MAIHVSNAHSNGELQNPPETSPEESSGPTPADQVNGVAAATQEMAACAETGLAATPVPNPETTADPAGASADLPVHEEFVPLADTPILSSEEPHATAPTVEVESQESVVAAEISACQDVEQISVDAKVPEGEASAVAEEIPCDPKTSAPEEVIANGEDVKAADAPVSRNLLLDAAKALPCEVNVTVATQNEDLDKEAVTLLSKAIQSKESSKREGPPHSTCRLSGSGTESDSDDSVPDLEEQDSAQTQTQQAQLAAAAEIDEEPVSKAKQSRSEKKARKAMSKLGLRQVTGVTRVTIRKSKNILFVITKPDVYKSPASDTYIVFGEAKIEDLSQQAQLAAAEKFKVQGEAVSNIQENTQTPTVQEESEEEEVDETGVEVKDIELVMSQANVSRAKAVRALKNNNNDIVNAIMELTM; encoded by the exons aTGGCCATCCATGTGAGCAATGCTCACAGCAACGGAGAACTGCAGAATCCTCCCGAAACCTCCCCAGAAGAATCTAGTGGTCCGACTCCTGCTGATCAAGTAAACGGTGTAGCTGCTGCGACTCAAGAAATGGCCGCTTGCGCCGAGACCGGGTTGGCGGCAACACCTGTCCCAAATCCGGAGACGACTGCTGATCCAGCAGGGGCTTCAGCTGACCTTCCAGTTCATGAAGAGTTTGTGCCTTTGGCTGATACTCCCATTCTTTCTTCAGAAGAGCCACATGCCACAGCTCCAACTGTAGAGGTAGAAAGTCAGGAgtctgttgttgctgctgaaaTATCGGCCTGCCAAGACGTGGAGCAGATTTCTGTTGATGCAAAAGTCCCCGAAGGCGAGGCTAGTGCCGTGGCAGAAGAAATACCTTGTGATCCAAAAACATCCGCCCCTGAAGAGGTCATTGCAAATGGTGAAGATGTGAAGGCAGCTGATGCCCCAGTGTCGAGGAATCTTTTGCTGGACGCAGCTAAAGCATTGCCTTGTGAAGTGAATGTCACCGTGGCCACTCAAAATGAAGATCTTGATAAAGAAGCTGTAACGCTTCTCTCCAAGGCCATTCAGTCTAAGGAGTCCTCCAAACGTGAAGGCCCACCTCATTCCACTTGCCGCCTGTCAG gctcCGGTACTGAATCTGACAGCGATGACTCCGTCCCCGATCTGGAGGAACAGGATTCGGCACAGACACAGACGCAGCAAGCTCAG CTTGCCGCTGCTGCTGAAATCGACGAGGAGCCGGTCAGCAAAGCCAAACAGAGCCGTAGTGAAAAGAAAGCACGAAAG GCAATGTCAAAGCTTGGTCTCAGGCAGGTAACGGGGGTCACCAGGGTCACCATTCGCAAGTCAAAGAACATCTTGTTTGTAATCACCAAACCAGACGTCTACAAGAGTCCTGCATCAGACACATACATCGTCTTCGGTGAAGCTAAG ATCGAAGATCTTTCCCAGCAAGCCCAGCTGGCTGCCGCAGAAAAATTCAAGGTACAGGGAGAAGCTGTATCAAACATCCAGGAAAACACACAGACGCCAACAGTACAGGAGGAaagcgaagaagaagag GTGGATGAGACCGGAGTTGAGGTCAAGGACATCGAACTCGTTATGTCACAAGCCAACGTGTCGCGAGCGAAGGCTGTACGCGccctgaaaaacaacaacaacgacattgTCAATGCTATTATG GAGTTGACAATGTAA
- the naca gene encoding nascent polypeptide-associated complex subunit alpha isoform X5 has translation MPGEATETVPVTEQEMQQPQVETATPALDSSQKPKAASGPAKPKGKDAKGAQGSSAPKAVPGRRKRSSMSASSSSPTSPKCSGTESDSDDSVPDLEEQDSAQTQTQQAQLAAAAEIDEEPVSKAKQSRSEKKARKAMSKLGLRQVTGVTRVTIRKSKNILFVITKPDVYKSPASDTYIVFGEAKIEDLSQQAQLAAAEKFKVQGEAVSNIQENTQTPTVQEESEEEEVDETGVEVKDIELVMSQANVSRAKAVRALKNNNNDIVNAIMELTM, from the exons ATGCCCGGTGAAGCCACAGAAACGGTCCCTGTTACTGAGCAGGAGATGCAGCAGCCTCAAGTAGAGACCG CTACACCTGCCCTAGATTCCTCCCAGAAACCTAAGGCGGCTTCAGGCCCGGCAAAGCCCAAAGGCAAAGATGCCAAGGGTGCACAGGGTTCTTCTGCCCCAAAGGCTGTCCCTGGCAGAAGAAAACGTTCCTCTATgtctgcctcttcctcctctcctacctcaCCAAAAT gctcCGGTACTGAATCTGACAGCGATGACTCCGTCCCCGATCTGGAGGAACAGGATTCGGCACAGACACAGACGCAGCAAGCTCAG CTTGCCGCTGCTGCTGAAATCGACGAGGAGCCGGTCAGCAAAGCCAAACAGAGCCGTAGTGAAAAGAAAGCACGAAAG GCAATGTCAAAGCTTGGTCTCAGGCAGGTAACGGGGGTCACCAGGGTCACCATTCGCAAGTCAAAGAACATCTTGTTTGTAATCACCAAACCAGACGTCTACAAGAGTCCTGCATCAGACACATACATCGTCTTCGGTGAAGCTAAG ATCGAAGATCTTTCCCAGCAAGCCCAGCTGGCTGCCGCAGAAAAATTCAAGGTACAGGGAGAAGCTGTATCAAACATCCAGGAAAACACACAGACGCCAACAGTACAGGAGGAaagcgaagaagaagag GTGGATGAGACCGGAGTTGAGGTCAAGGACATCGAACTCGTTATGTCACAAGCCAACGTGTCGCGAGCGAAGGCTGTACGCGccctgaaaaacaacaacaacgacattgTCAATGCTATTATG GAGTTGACAATGTAA
- the prim1 gene encoding DNA primase small subunit, which yields MSSANYDSACLPDLLPLYYRRLFPFSQFYRWLNYGGVQKNYFQNREFSFTLKDDIYVRYQSFSTQTELEKEMQKISPYKIDIGAIYSHRPNQHNTVKSGTFQALEKELVFDIDMTDYDDVRSCCSAADICCKCWTLMTIAIRVLDRALRDDFGFQQLLWVYSGRRGVHCWVCDEAARKLSVTARSAVAEYLSLVKGGDETVKKVVLTDPIHPSIRESLVFVEQYFPRYALQDQDILGRKESVDKVLALMPEDVRKELQQDFQNEKKPENRWKLVMDQAIRKRSTSKKSLHFEKEIMLQYCYPRLDVNVSKGVNHLLKSPFSVHPKTGRISVPMDLKELETFDPFAVPTISQICEELDRPKTGEEEEKSEDAKEKENEKDAAEKRKIRDYKRTSLAKYVKYFDQFLDGMARSWKGELLKKSDLQKDF from the exons ATGTCATCCGCAAATTATGACTCGGCCTGTTTGCCGGACTTATTACCGCTGTACTACCGACGGCTGTTCCCCTTCTCCCAGTTCTACCGCTGGCTGAACTacggaggag TGCAGAAGAACTACTTTCAGAATCGAGAGTTCTCCTTCACACTCAAAGATGACATCTACGTCCGCTACCAGTCGTTCAGCACGCAGACCGAGCTGGAGAAGGAAATGCAGAAGATAAGCCCTTACAAGATTGACATAGGAGCCATTTACAGTCACAGG CCCAATCAACACAACACCGTGAAGTCGGGGACCTTCCAAGCCCTGGAGAAGGAGCTGGTGTTTGACATCGACATGACGGACTACGATGATGTCAGAAGCTGCTGCAG TGCTGCAGACATCTGCTGCAAGTGTTGGACCCTGATGACCATCGCCATCCGCGTCCTAGACAGAGCTCTTcgag ATGACTTTGGTTTCCAGCAGCTGCTGTGGGTTTATTCTGGCAGGAGAGGAGTGCATTgctgggtgtgtgatgaagctGCCAGGAAGCTCTCGGTAACGGCACGCTCTGCAGTTGCAGAATACCTCAGCCTGGTTAAG GGAGGTGATGAGACGGTGAAGAAAGTTGTGCTCACAGATCCAATTCATCCTTCTATCAG AGAGTCTTTGGTGTTTGTGGAGCAATACTTTCCCCGGTACGCGCTACAGGATCAGGACATACTGGGCCGCAAGGAATCTGTAGACAAAGTGTTGGCGCTGATGCCTGAAG ATGTGAGAAAAGAATTACAGCAGGACTTCCAGAACGAGAAGAAACCAGAGAACCGGTGGAAACTGGTGATGGATCAAGCCATAAGGAAACGG AGCACTTCCAAAAAGAGCCTCCACTTTGAGAAAGAGATCATGCTGCAGTATTGTTACCCGCGGCTCGACGTCAACGTCAGTAAAGGGGTGAACCATTTGCTGAAGAGTCCCTTCAGTGTCCATCCCAAAACCG GGCGCATTTCTGTTCCCATGGACCTTAAAGAATTAGAAACGTTTGATCCTTTTGCTGTGCCCACAATCAG TCAGATCTGTGAGGAGCTGGATCGACCCAAGACGggcgaagaggaagagaagtcaGAGGACGCCAAGGAGAAGGAAAACGAAAAGGACGCGGCCGAGAAACGAAAGATCAGAG ATTACAAAAGAACGAGCCTGGCGAAGTATGTGAAATACTTTGATCAGTTTCTGGATGGGATGGCTCGCTCGTGGAAAGGAGAACTTCTCAAAAAAAGTG atCTTCAGAAAGACTTCTGA
- the LOC130200164 gene encoding rho-related GTP-binding protein Rho6-like has product MKERRLAQPCVARCKIVLVGDVQCGKTAMLQVLAKDCYPETYVPTVFENYTACMELEDQRVELSLWDTSGSPYYDNVRPLCYSDSDAVLLCFDISRPDTVDSVLKKWKVEIQDFCPGTRILLIGCKTDLRTDVCTRMELSNQKQAPVSHEQGLSLAKQLGAQAYLECSAFTSEKSIHSVFRTAAMACMNKLQPANKPSPVRRLSKRLLHLPSKTALLSSTFSKDKSKSCSVM; this is encoded by the exons ATGAAGGAGAGAAGACTCGCGCAGCCGTGTGTCGCGCGCTGTAAGATCGTGCTGGTCGGGGACGTCCAATGCGGTAAAACAGCGATGTTACAGGTTTTGGCCAAGGACTGCTACCCAGAG ACTTACGTCCCCACAGTGTTTGAGAACTACACCGCCTGCATGGAGCTTGAAGACCAGCGTGTGGAGCTCAGCCTCTGGGACACATCAG GTTCTCCGTACTACGACAACGTCCGCCCCCTCTGCTACAGCGACTCGGATGCGGTGCTCTTGTGCTTCGACATCAGCCGACCGGACACCGTGGACAGCGTGCTGAAGAAG TGGAAAGTAGAGATCCAGGACTTCTGTCCCGGCACACGGATCCTACTCATAGGCTGCAAGACGGACCTGCGCACGGACGTATGCACTCGCATGGAGCTGTCCAATCAGAAGCAGGCTCCCGTCTCCCACGAGCAG GGTTTGTCCTTGGCCAAGCAGCTCGGAGCACAGGCCTACCTGGAGTGCTCGGCCTTCACGTCAGAGAAGAGCATCCACAGCGTTTTCCGTACTGCGGCGATGGCCTGCATGAACAAACTCCAGCCGGCCAATAAACCCAGCCCCGTCCGCCGCCTCTCAAAGAGACTCCTGCACCTGCCCAGCAAGACGGCGctgctctcctccaccttcagcAAGGACAAGTCCAAGAGCTGCTCCGTCATGTGA
- the naca gene encoding nascent polypeptide-associated complex subunit alpha isoform X2, whose protein sequence is MPEPVPSVEVTKVATKPKTNIKLVAEASTAAVEAVKPALIEAPKAAPAKIEAVQQQTSSKIDPIEADEAKPAHVKAAKAVPVESATPVPVEAAKPKPAPAEVAKPKPAPVEVAKPKSAPVEVAKPAPVEVAKPAPVEVAKPASVEVAKSAPVEVAKPKPAPVEVAKPAPVEVAKPKPAPVEVAKPASVEVAKPKSAPVEVAKPAPVEVAKPAPVEVAKPKSAPVEVAKPKPAPVEVAKPAPVEVAKPAPVEVAKSAPVEVAKPKSAPVELAKSAPVEVAKPAPVEVAKPAPVEVAKPKSAPVEVAKPAPVEVAKPKPAPVEAAMPAPVEVAKPKSAPVEAAKPAAGAKPTATKAPVICTKPVTKAALAEVKVAPAEVAKPSQTIADSLSAPLKPTTVEPAVSAPVPHKLTFAEAVAKPTHVNTEDAVIGKTPSEPISSPKPAPSPAKTPVKVEPVIKNDKGSGTESDSDDSVPDLEEQDSAQTQTQQAQLAAAAEIDEEPVSKAKQSRSEKKARKAMSKLGLRQVTGVTRVTIRKSKNILFVITKPDVYKSPASDTYIVFGEAKIEDLSQQAQLAAAEKFKVQGEAVSNIQENTQTPTVQEESEEEEVDETGVEVKDIELVMSQANVSRAKAVRALKNNNNDIVNAIMELTM, encoded by the exons ATGCCAGAACCTGTGCCCTCTGTAGAGGTTACTAAGGTAGCAACCAAACCCAAGACTAATATTAAATTGGTTGCTGAAGCCTCAACTGCAGCTGTTGAGGCTGTTAAACCAGCTCTCATCGAAGCGCCTAAGGCAGCCCCAGCCAAAATTGAGGCTGTTCAGCAGCAGACCTCAAGCAAAATCGATCCCATTGAGGCTGATGAGGCTAAACCCGCTCACGTTAAGGCTGCCAAGGCCGTTCCTGTTGAGTCCGCCACGCCTGTTCCCGTTGAGGCCGCTAAACCCAAGCCAGCTCCCGCTGAGGTCGCCAAGCCCAAGCCAGCTCCCGTTGAGGTCGCCAAGCCCAAGTCCGCTCCCGTTGAGGTCGCCAAGCCCGCTCCCGTTGAGGTCGCCAAGCCAGCTCCCGTTGAG GTCGCCAAGCCAGCTTCCGTTGAGGTCGCCAAGTCCGCTCCCGTTGAGGTCGCCAAGCCCAAGCCCGCTCCCGTTGAGGTCGCCAAGCCAGCTCCCGTTGAGGTCGCCAAGCCCAAGCCAGCTCCCGTTGAGGTCGCCAAGCCAGCTTCCGTTGAGGTCGCCAAGCCCAAGTCCGCTCCCGTTGAGGTCGCCAAGCCCGCTCCCGTTGAGGTCGCCAAGCCAGCTCCCGTTGAGGTCGCCAAGCCCAAGTCCGCGCCCGTTGAGGTCGCCAAGCCCAAGCCAGCTCCTGTTGAGGTCGCCAAGCCAGCTCCCGTTGAGGTCGCCAAGCCAGCTCCCGTTGAGGTCGCCAAGTCCGCTCCCGTTGAGGTCGCCAAGCCCAAGTCCGCTCCCGTTGAGCTGGCCAAGTCCGCTCCCGTTGAGGTCGCCAAGCCCGCTCCCGTTGAGGTCGCCAAGCCCGCTCCCGTTGAGGTCGCCAAGCCCAAGTCCGCTCCCGTTGAGGTCGCCAAGCCAGCTCCCGTTGAGGTCGCCAAGCCCAAGCCAGCTCCCGTTGAGGCCGCCATGCCCGCTCCCGTTGAGGTCGCCAAGCCCAAGTCAGCTCCCGTTGAGGCTGCTAAGCCAGCCGCTGGGGCAAAACCAACTGCCACTAAGGCCCCTGTGATTTGTACTAAGCCAGTAACTAAGGCTGCATTGGCTGAGGTTAAGGTGGCACCTGCTGAGGTTGCAAAGCCTTCCCAAACCATAGCAGACTCTTTATCTGCTCCCTTAAAACCCACTACAGTCGAGCCTGCTGTTTCTGCCCCAGTTCCCCATAAACTCACATTTGCTGAGGCAGTTGCTAAACCTACCCATGTTAATACTGAGGATGCGGTAATTGGTAAGACTCCTTCTGAACCCATCTCATCACCCAAACCTGCCCCTTCACCTGCTAAAACCCCGGTCAAGGTGGAGCCTGTGATCAAGAACGACAAGg gctcCGGTACTGAATCTGACAGCGATGACTCCGTCCCCGATCTGGAGGAACAGGATTCGGCACAGACACAGACGCAGCAAGCTCAG CTTGCCGCTGCTGCTGAAATCGACGAGGAGCCGGTCAGCAAAGCCAAACAGAGCCGTAGTGAAAAGAAAGCACGAAAG GCAATGTCAAAGCTTGGTCTCAGGCAGGTAACGGGGGTCACCAGGGTCACCATTCGCAAGTCAAAGAACATCTTGTTTGTAATCACCAAACCAGACGTCTACAAGAGTCCTGCATCAGACACATACATCGTCTTCGGTGAAGCTAAG ATCGAAGATCTTTCCCAGCAAGCCCAGCTGGCTGCCGCAGAAAAATTCAAGGTACAGGGAGAAGCTGTATCAAACATCCAGGAAAACACACAGACGCCAACAGTACAGGAGGAaagcgaagaagaagag GTGGATGAGACCGGAGTTGAGGTCAAGGACATCGAACTCGTTATGTCACAAGCCAACGTGTCGCGAGCGAAGGCTGTACGCGccctgaaaaacaacaacaacgacattgTCAATGCTATTATG GAGTTGACAATGTAA
- the naca gene encoding nascent polypeptide-associated complex subunit alpha isoform X1, protein MPEPVPSVEVTKVATKPKTNIKLVAEASTAAVEAVKPALIEAPKAAPAKIEAVQQQTSSKIDPIEADEAKPAHVKAAKAVPVESATPVPVEAAKPKPAPAEVAKPKPAPVEVAKPKSAPVEVAKPAPVEVAKPAPVEVAKPKPAPVEVAKPASVEVAKSAPVEVAKPKPAPVEVAKPAPVEVAKPKPAPVEVAKPASVEVAKPKSAPVEVAKPAPVEVAKPAPVEVAKPKSAPVEVAKPKPAPVEVAKPAPVEVAKPAPVEVAKSAPVEVAKPKSAPVELAKSAPVEVAKPAPVEVAKPAPVEVAKPKSAPVEVAKPAPVEVAKPKPAPVEAAMPAPVEVAKPKSAPVEAAKPAAGAKPTATKAPVICTKPVTKAALAEVKVAPAEVAKPSQTIADSLSAPLKPTTVEPAVSAPVPHKLTFAEAVAKPTHVNTEDAVIGKTPSEPISSPKPAPSPAKTPVKVEPVIKNDKGSGTESDSDDSVPDLEEQDSAQTQTQQAQLAAAAEIDEEPVSKAKQSRSEKKARKAMSKLGLRQVTGVTRVTIRKSKNILFVITKPDVYKSPASDTYIVFGEAKIEDLSQQAQLAAAEKFKVQGEAVSNIQENTQTPTVQEESEEEEVDETGVEVKDIELVMSQANVSRAKAVRALKNNNNDIVNAIMELTM, encoded by the exons ATGCCAGAACCTGTGCCCTCTGTAGAGGTTACTAAGGTAGCAACCAAACCCAAGACTAATATTAAATTGGTTGCTGAAGCCTCAACTGCAGCTGTTGAGGCTGTTAAACCAGCTCTCATCGAAGCGCCTAAGGCAGCCCCAGCCAAAATTGAGGCTGTTCAGCAGCAGACCTCAAGCAAAATCGATCCCATTGAGGCTGATGAGGCTAAACCCGCTCACGTTAAGGCTGCCAAGGCCGTTCCTGTTGAGTCCGCCACGCCTGTTCCCGTTGAGGCCGCTAAACCCAAGCCAGCTCCCGCTGAGGTCGCCAAGCCCAAGCCAGCTCCCGTTGAGGTCGCCAAGCCCAAGTCCGCTCCCGTTGAGGTCGCCAAGCCCGCTCCCGTTGAGGTCGCCAAGCCAGCTCCCGTTGAGGTCGCCAAGCCCAAGCCAGCTCCCGTTGAGGTCGCCAAGCCAGCTTCCGTTGAGGTCGCCAAGTCCGCTCCCGTTGAGGTCGCCAAGCCCAAGCCCGCTCCCGTTGAGGTCGCCAAGCCAGCTCCCGTTGAGGTCGCCAAGCCCAAGCCAGCTCCCGTTGAGGTCGCCAAGCCAGCTTCCGTTGAGGTCGCCAAGCCCAAGTCCGCTCCCGTTGAGGTCGCCAAGCCCGCTCCCGTTGAGGTCGCCAAGCCAGCTCCCGTTGAGGTCGCCAAGCCCAAGTCCGCGCCCGTTGAGGTCGCCAAGCCCAAGCCAGCTCCTGTTGAGGTCGCCAAGCCAGCTCCCGTTGAGGTCGCCAAGCCAGCTCCCGTTGAGGTCGCCAAGTCCGCTCCCGTTGAGGTCGCCAAGCCCAAGTCCGCTCCCGTTGAGCTGGCCAAGTCCGCTCCCGTTGAGGTCGCCAAGCCCGCTCCCGTTGAGGTCGCCAAGCCCGCTCCCGTTGAGGTCGCCAAGCCCAAGTCCGCTCCCGTTGAGGTCGCCAAGCCAGCTCCCGTTGAGGTCGCCAAGCCCAAGCCAGCTCCCGTTGAGGCCGCCATGCCCGCTCCCGTTGAGGTCGCCAAGCCCAAGTCAGCTCCCGTTGAGGCTGCTAAGCCAGCCGCTGGGGCAAAACCAACTGCCACTAAGGCCCCTGTGATTTGTACTAAGCCAGTAACTAAGGCTGCATTGGCTGAGGTTAAGGTGGCACCTGCTGAGGTTGCAAAGCCTTCCCAAACCATAGCAGACTCTTTATCTGCTCCCTTAAAACCCACTACAGTCGAGCCTGCTGTTTCTGCCCCAGTTCCCCATAAACTCACATTTGCTGAGGCAGTTGCTAAACCTACCCATGTTAATACTGAGGATGCGGTAATTGGTAAGACTCCTTCTGAACCCATCTCATCACCCAAACCTGCCCCTTCACCTGCTAAAACCCCGGTCAAGGTGGAGCCTGTGATCAAGAACGACAAGg gctcCGGTACTGAATCTGACAGCGATGACTCCGTCCCCGATCTGGAGGAACAGGATTCGGCACAGACACAGACGCAGCAAGCTCAG CTTGCCGCTGCTGCTGAAATCGACGAGGAGCCGGTCAGCAAAGCCAAACAGAGCCGTAGTGAAAAGAAAGCACGAAAG GCAATGTCAAAGCTTGGTCTCAGGCAGGTAACGGGGGTCACCAGGGTCACCATTCGCAAGTCAAAGAACATCTTGTTTGTAATCACCAAACCAGACGTCTACAAGAGTCCTGCATCAGACACATACATCGTCTTCGGTGAAGCTAAG ATCGAAGATCTTTCCCAGCAAGCCCAGCTGGCTGCCGCAGAAAAATTCAAGGTACAGGGAGAAGCTGTATCAAACATCCAGGAAAACACACAGACGCCAACAGTACAGGAGGAaagcgaagaagaagag GTGGATGAGACCGGAGTTGAGGTCAAGGACATCGAACTCGTTATGTCACAAGCCAACGTGTCGCGAGCGAAGGCTGTACGCGccctgaaaaacaacaacaacgacattgTCAATGCTATTATG GAGTTGACAATGTAA
- the naca gene encoding nascent polypeptide-associated complex subunit alpha isoform X3, producing MPEPVPSVEVTKVATKPKTNIKLVAEASTAAVEAVKPALIEAPKAAPAKIEAVQQQTSSKIDPIEADEAKPAHVKAAKAVPVESATPVPVEAAKPKPAPAEVAKPKPAPVEVAKPKSAPVEVAKPAPVEVAKPAPVEVAKPKPAPVEVAKPASVEVAKSAPVEVAKPKPAPVEVAKPAPVEVAKPKPAPVEVAKPASVEVAKPKSAPVEVAKPAPVEVAKPAPVEVAKPAPVEVAKSAPVEVAKPKSAPVELAKSAPVEVAKPAPVEVAKPAPVEVAKPKSAPVEVAKPAPVEVAKPKPAPVEAAMPAPVEVAKPKSAPVEAAKPAAGAKPTATKAPVICTKPVTKAALAEVKVAPAEVAKPSQTIADSLSAPLKPTTVEPAVSAPVPHKLTFAEAVAKPTHVNTEDAVIGKTPSEPISSPKPAPSPAKTPVKVEPVIKNDKGSGTESDSDDSVPDLEEQDSAQTQTQQAQLAAAAEIDEEPVSKAKQSRSEKKARKAMSKLGLRQVTGVTRVTIRKSKNILFVITKPDVYKSPASDTYIVFGEAKIEDLSQQAQLAAAEKFKVQGEAVSNIQENTQTPTVQEESEEEEVDETGVEVKDIELVMSQANVSRAKAVRALKNNNNDIVNAIMELTM from the exons ATGCCAGAACCTGTGCCCTCTGTAGAGGTTACTAAGGTAGCAACCAAACCCAAGACTAATATTAAATTGGTTGCTGAAGCCTCAACTGCAGCTGTTGAGGCTGTTAAACCAGCTCTCATCGAAGCGCCTAAGGCAGCCCCAGCCAAAATTGAGGCTGTTCAGCAGCAGACCTCAAGCAAAATCGATCCCATTGAGGCTGATGAGGCTAAACCCGCTCACGTTAAGGCTGCCAAGGCCGTTCCTGTTGAGTCCGCCACGCCTGTTCCCGTTGAGGCCGCTAAACCCAAGCCAGCTCCCGCTGAGGTCGCCAAGCCCAAGCCAGCTCCCGTTGAGGTCGCCAAGCCCAAGTCCGCTCCCGTTGAGGTCGCCAAGCCCGCTCCCGTTGAGGTCGCCAAGCCAGCTCCCGTTGAGGTCGCCAAGCCCAAGCCAGCTCCCGTTGAGGTCGCCAAGCCAGCTTCCGTTGAGGTCGCCAAGTCCGCTCCCGTTGAGGTCGCCAAGCCCAAGCCCGCTCCCGTTGAGGTCGCCAAGCCAGCTCCCGTTGAGGTCGCCAAGCCCAAGCCAGCTCCCGTTGAGGTCGCCAAGCCAGCTTCCGTTGAGGTCGCCAAGCCCAAGTCCGCTCCCGTTGAGGTCGCCAAGCCCGCTCCCGTTGAG GTCGCCAAGCCAGCTCCCGTTGAGGTCGCCAAGCCAGCTCCCGTTGAGGTCGCCAAGTCCGCTCCCGTTGAGGTCGCCAAGCCCAAGTCCGCTCCCGTTGAGCTGGCCAAGTCCGCTCCCGTTGAGGTCGCCAAGCCCGCTCCCGTTGAGGTCGCCAAGCCCGCTCCCGTTGAGGTCGCCAAGCCCAAGTCCGCTCCCGTTGAGGTCGCCAAGCCAGCTCCCGTTGAGGTCGCCAAGCCCAAGCCAGCTCCCGTTGAGGCCGCCATGCCCGCTCCCGTTGAGGTCGCCAAGCCCAAGTCAGCTCCCGTTGAGGCTGCTAAGCCAGCCGCTGGGGCAAAACCAACTGCCACTAAGGCCCCTGTGATTTGTACTAAGCCAGTAACTAAGGCTGCATTGGCTGAGGTTAAGGTGGCACCTGCTGAGGTTGCAAAGCCTTCCCAAACCATAGCAGACTCTTTATCTGCTCCCTTAAAACCCACTACAGTCGAGCCTGCTGTTTCTGCCCCAGTTCCCCATAAACTCACATTTGCTGAGGCAGTTGCTAAACCTACCCATGTTAATACTGAGGATGCGGTAATTGGTAAGACTCCTTCTGAACCCATCTCATCACCCAAACCTGCCCCTTCACCTGCTAAAACCCCGGTCAAGGTGGAGCCTGTGATCAAGAACGACAAGg gctcCGGTACTGAATCTGACAGCGATGACTCCGTCCCCGATCTGGAGGAACAGGATTCGGCACAGACACAGACGCAGCAAGCTCAG CTTGCCGCTGCTGCTGAAATCGACGAGGAGCCGGTCAGCAAAGCCAAACAGAGCCGTAGTGAAAAGAAAGCACGAAAG GCAATGTCAAAGCTTGGTCTCAGGCAGGTAACGGGGGTCACCAGGGTCACCATTCGCAAGTCAAAGAACATCTTGTTTGTAATCACCAAACCAGACGTCTACAAGAGTCCTGCATCAGACACATACATCGTCTTCGGTGAAGCTAAG ATCGAAGATCTTTCCCAGCAAGCCCAGCTGGCTGCCGCAGAAAAATTCAAGGTACAGGGAGAAGCTGTATCAAACATCCAGGAAAACACACAGACGCCAACAGTACAGGAGGAaagcgaagaagaagag GTGGATGAGACCGGAGTTGAGGTCAAGGACATCGAACTCGTTATGTCACAAGCCAACGTGTCGCGAGCGAAGGCTGTACGCGccctgaaaaacaacaacaacgacattgTCAATGCTATTATG GAGTTGACAATGTAA